The following coding sequences are from one Streptomyces angustmyceticus window:
- a CDS encoding DUF397 domain-containing protein: MKISPEYDLSTATWHKSSYSGGDGGNCLEIATWHKSSYSGGEGGNCLEVATWRKSTHSGGEGGDCLEVSDDHPGIVPVRDSKDPDGPALAFRAPAWEAFIEGIKSSSL, translated from the coding sequence ATGAAGATCAGCCCTGAGTACGACCTGAGCACCGCCACCTGGCACAAGTCCAGCTACAGCGGCGGCGACGGTGGCAACTGCCTCGAAATCGCCACCTGGCACAAGTCCAGCTACAGCGGCGGCGAAGGTGGCAACTGCCTAGAGGTCGCCACCTGGCGCAAGTCCACCCACAGCGGCGGCGAAGGCGGCGACTGCCTGGAGGTCTCCGACGACCACCCCGGCATCGTGCCCGTCCGTGACTCCAAGGACCCGGACGGTCCGGCGCTCGCGTTCCGGGCACCGGCGTGGGAAGCGTTCATCGAGGGCATCAAGTCCAGCTCCCTCTAG